One Mastacembelus armatus chromosome 10, fMasArm1.2, whole genome shotgun sequence DNA window includes the following coding sequences:
- the ehd1a gene encoding EH domain-containing protein 1a isoform X2, whose translation MRKRGRRGTCSVISWSLDFQHHRTALIFNPGLHVGTTASQGGFMCAQLPNPVLESISIIDTPGILSGEKQRISRGYDFAAVLEWFAERVDRIILLFDAHKLDISDEFSEVIRALKNHEDKMRVVLNKADQISTQQLMRVYGALMWSLGKIINTPEVVRVYIGSFWAQPLLVPDNRKLFEAEEQDLFLDIQSLPRNAALRKLNDLIKRARLAKVHAYIISSLKKEMPSVFGKDSKKKELIGNLAEIYHRIEKEHQISPGDFPNVAKMQELLNGQDFSKFAVLKPKLLEAVEDMLANDIARLMAMVRQEEAAMPTQSVKGGAFEGTMSGPFGHGYGEGASEGIDELEWVVGRDKPTYDEIFYTLSPINGKVSGAAAKKEMLKSKLPNTVLGKIWKLADVDKDGLLDDEEFALANHLIKVKLEGHELPSALPEHLIPPSKRGTVFQA comes from the exons ATGAGGAAGAGGGGCAGGAGAGGAACGTGCTCTGTCATAAGCTGGAGTCTGGACTTCCAGCACCACAGGACAGCTCTGATTTTTAACCCAGGCCTCCATGTTGGGACCACTGCCTCACAGGGAGG GTTCATGTGTGCCCAGTTGCCGAACCCCGTCCTGGAGAGCATCAGCATCATCGATACTCCTGGAATCCTGTCAGGGGAGAAACAGAGGATAAGCAGAG gtTATGACTTTGCTGCAGTTCTGGAGTGGTTTGCCGAACGCGTGGACCGAATCATCCTCCTGTTTGATGCCCACAAGCTGGACATCTCAGACGAGTTCTCCGAGGTGATCCGAGCTCTCAAGAACCACGAGGACAAAATGCGTGTGGTGCTGAACAAAGCGGACCAGATCAGCActcagcagctgatgagagtCTATGGCGCGCTGATGTGGTCTTTGGGCAAAATCATCAACACGCCTGAG GTGGTGCGAGTGTACATTGGGTCATTCTGGGCTCAGCCATTGTTGGTCCCAGACAACAGGAAGTTGTTTGAGGCAGAGGAGCAGGACCTGTTCTTGGACATCCAGTCATTGCCACGCAACGCAGCACTACGCAAACTCAATGACCTCATCAAGCGAGCACGGCTCGCCAAG gtgcatgCCTACATTATCAGCTCTCTGAAAAAGGAAATGCCAAGTGTATTTGGGAAAGACTCGAAGAAGAAGGAGCTGATAGGCAACCTGGCAGAAATTTACCATAGGATTGAGAAGGAGCATCAGATCTCACCTGGAGACTTCCCCAATGTTGCCAAAATGCAG gAGCTGCTGAATGGCCAGGACTTTTCCAAGTTTGCAGTTCTGAAGCCCAAGCTGCTGGAGGCAGTGGAGGACATGCTCGCCAATGACATCGCCCGTCTCATGGCCATGGTGCGCCAGGAAGAGGCTGCCATGCCCACCCAGTCCGTCAAGGGCGGAGCATTTGAAGGAACCATGAGTGGTCCATTTGGTCATGGTTACGGTGAGGGTGCCAGCGAAGGCATCGATGAGCTGGAGTGGGTTGTGGGTCGCGACAAGCCCACGTATGATGAGATCTTCTATACGCTCTCTCCCATCAATGGCAAAGTGTCCGGTGCTGCGGCCAAGAAGGAGATGCTGAAATCCAAGCTGCCCAACACAGTGCTGGGAAAGATCTGGAAGCTAGCAGATGTGGATAAAGACGGCCTCCTCGACGATGAGGAGTTCGCCCTCGCCAACCACCTGATCAAGGTCAAGCTGGAGGGCCATGAGCTGCCATCCGCGCTCCCTGAACACCTGATACCCCCTTCCAAACGCGGGACAGTCTTTCAGGCCTAG
- the map1lc3cl gene encoding microtubule-associated proteins 1A/1B light chain 3C, protein MPPFEKSIEMMPFKQRKCLATRKNEVCSIRSKFPNKLPVIVERYIREKTLPLLDKTKFLVPFELTLGQFLCLLRNKIALDSTQALFLLVAEKSMSCMSSSMGEIYSHYRDADGFLYITYASQEMFGSPQPADRPR, encoded by the exons atgcctCCATTTGAGAAATCAATCGAGATGATGCCATTCAAGCAGAGGAAATGCCTCG CAACAAGAAAAAACGAAGTGTGCAGTATTCGGTCTAAATTCCCCAACAAGTTGCCA gTGATTGTTGAACGTTACATCCGCGAAAAGACGCTCCCCCTGCTGGACAAAACTAAGTTCCTGGTTCCCTTCGAGCTCACCTTGGGTCAGTTCCTCTGCCTGCTCAG GAATAAGATTGCTCTGGACTCCACCCAGGCTCTGTTTCTCCTGGTGGCAGAGAAGAGCATGTCCTGCATGTCCTCCAGCATGGGGGAGATTTATTCCCACTACAGGGACGCTGACGGCTTCCTCTACATCACCTATGCCTCACAGGAGATGTTTGGATCACCCCAGCCAGCAGACAGGCCTCGCTGA